Part of the Catalinimonas alkaloidigena genome is shown below.
TTGATAGTGAAATTAAACAGAACCTAATAGATCACCTTATCAAATTAAAGGTTCCTTTTGTTGAGGACTATTTAATTCAAAATATCACATCTGCTTCAGAAGAAGCATCACTATATTACTCTAAAAAGCTTCTTGAAATCGGAAACTTTACTGGGTTAGATTACCTTAACAGATGGGTTTTCACTCACAGAAAATATCCATCACTTCATATCTCCAATGAAATGCTATTGAAAATTAAAGACAACAGATTGCTTCCTACTCTGATTACTATGTATGAAGCACCTTATAAACTTAGTTTTGAAGTGGATGATTTATATAGGGTAGATTCTGCACTATTGGAAGTAATAAAGGAGTTAGGCTCTCAAAATGAAGCTAACTATGGCAAAGTTAAGTCTACGATGTTAAGGTTTATTCAGGACTATGATCTAAGATTTTTCTACTACCAAATGGACGAACTTGAACAGAGGTTTTATTCAAAACTTGGTAGCAATAAAGATTTCAGCGATGCTTTACTTTATTATGAAATGTTAGATTAATAGGAAATAATATTTTCTCAGTCTCTCGGCTAGGGCGCCCCCGGCCCCCGCCGAGTGATCAGTTCATCTGGCCGGAGGCAGATTAAGTTTAACCATACAGAAATAGATTTGATAGATATTCCACACTGCTCCGGCAGCCCGGTCGCAAGATGCGAGCGTGTGGTACGGCGTAATTTGGGAGTTTTGCAGTGTATGATGCTTTTGCCTAACTGGTTTGTACACCCCGCATAAGCCACATGCAGGTCCATGCATTGGTAATCGTATAGGGTTGCACTAAGCGTATTTTAACTATTGCGCAGGCTGCGAAATGAAAAAGCGGAAGCTACGAAATCAGATTGCGGACTGTGCGAAATGCTTATTCGGAAGCTGCGGATGGGGAGCAACTAAGAGGGTGAATGTAAGTGTCTGAGCGAAGCTCGGTGCTGTTGCCTACCCGGCAGCGCACTTCCACCAGGTAAGTACCGGCGGGCATATCCTCAGGCATCATGAAGAGTAGCTCGCCGGGGAAGTTGGTCACCAGCTGGCTTACCTTCCATACTGTATTGTTTGCTGCTTTCAGAAAGATGCCTTCATCCTCCTGCTCAGGATTGATTTTCAGATGGCTGCCTGTAAGGCGAACCGGTATGCCGGGCAGAAAGCTATGTGCTGGAAGCTGGGAGTCAAAGTGCTTAAAGTCCTCTATGTAAGGTTGGGGGCAGGAACGCTCCTGCCGATAGGCTTTTTCTCCCTGGAGCAGCTTGCGGAGGCGCTTACCGGGGCTGGCATTCAGGCAGACCTTATGGCGCTTAGGGTCAAAACGATCGTCCGCACCCCTGAACTTCCCTTTGATGCTGGCCTCCAGCTTTACCAAAGAAGTGTGTATGCTATAGCCATCTCTGAGCAGGTATTCCAGCGCTACCGTATATTCTTCCAGTACCGCCATCACCTCCGAGCGGGTGAGCCCGTTATTGCGCAACATCATCATGTCCAGCACCTCCTTATCACCGGCACAGCTATGATGCACCACCCGGGCTACCAGTTCTTCTTGGTGCTTCCTGAAAGGATTGCGATAGAGCGCAAAACGAATGGGCATGGCTTTTCTTTTTCTACTAAAATAGCCAGCAGCAGCTCACTAAACCCGCTCTAATTCAGGTATTTATTACTTGAGGAAGAGTTTATTAGAAAAGTATCCTGTTCAGATTACTACCTTAACTTTAAAAGATAGCTCAGGACGATAAAAGAATCTATATGTTTTAAAATTCGTTATCTTGAAGCATAAATGAATGGCTTATGAGTACTAAAGAAAAAATCAAGCAGGCGCTGGACACTTTAAGTGAAAAAGACCTGGAAAAGGTAGAGCAACTGGTAGAAGCGCTAAAGAGCAAAAAAGGCCGCCGGACAAAGTATTTAAAGTTAAGAGATTTCGGAGGAAAATTTGATCATGTCAACATCAGAGACATTGCCTATGAGTAAAGCTATCCTATTTGATACCAATGTGCTGGTTTATGCGAAAGATCAACCTTCCTCTTTTCATGATACAGCAGTGCAATTTTTAGATAATAAC
Proteins encoded:
- a CDS encoding DNA-binding domain-containing protein, whose protein sequence is MPIRFALYRNPFRKHQEELVARVVHHSCAGDKEVLDMMMLRNNGLTRSEVMAVLEEYTVALEYLLRDGYSIHTSLVKLEASIKGKFRGADDRFDPKRHKVCLNASPGKRLRKLLQGEKAYRQERSCPQPYIEDFKHFDSQLPAHSFLPGIPVRLTGSHLKINPEQEDEGIFLKAANNTVWKVSQLVTNFPGELLFMMPEDMPAGTYLVEVRCRVGNSTELRSDTYIHPLSCSPSAASE